Proteins co-encoded in one Microbacterium hydrocarbonoxydans genomic window:
- a CDS encoding HU family DNA-binding protein, with protein sequence MSTSRTLEANRVSKREFVQRFARRGGISVHAAQAAYNAMIDELLDLVSQGNTVTLTNFGKFYPQTHKGHRVQFAKDDDSAEVTDYTVLKFSATREVNRRVKVNE encoded by the coding sequence ATGAGCACATCAAGGACGCTCGAGGCCAACCGCGTGAGCAAGCGGGAGTTCGTACAGCGATTCGCACGACGGGGTGGGATCTCGGTCCACGCCGCACAGGCCGCGTACAACGCCATGATCGACGAGTTGCTCGACCTGGTCAGTCAGGGCAACACGGTCACACTCACCAATTTCGGCAAGTTCTACCCGCAGACCCACAAGGGGCATCGGGTGCAGTTCGCCAAAGACGACGACTCGGCCGAGGTCACGGACTACACAGTGCTCAAGTTCTCGGCGACACGAGAGGTGAACCGTCGAGTCAAGGTGAACGAGTGA
- a CDS encoding flagellar assembly protein FliW, with translation MTAAHAPMPATRTETSAETQTVEVEFAAPMPGLSPHTAFRLEPLEGADGLYALRAVGADLRLFLFDPRPAGFGYDPVLSAGDRAEIGAVEADDVRVFVVANPADDGVYLNLRAPVIVHPQSGRAAQVILDDQDYPIRALIGD, from the coding sequence ATGACCGCCGCCCATGCCCCGATGCCCGCGACCCGCACCGAGACCTCGGCCGAGACGCAGACCGTCGAGGTCGAGTTCGCCGCTCCCATGCCCGGTCTGAGCCCGCACACGGCCTTCCGCCTCGAGCCGCTCGAGGGTGCCGACGGGCTCTACGCCCTCAGGGCCGTCGGTGCGGATCTGCGGCTGTTCCTCTTCGATCCGCGTCCTGCGGGCTTCGGATACGACCCGGTCCTCTCCGCGGGTGACCGCGCCGAGATCGGCGCCGTCGAGGCGGACGACGTCCGTGTCTTCGTGGTCGCCAACCCTGCGGACGACGGGGTGTACCTGAACCTCCGTGCACCCGTCATCGTCCACCCGCAGAGCGGGCGTGCGGCGCAGGTCATCCTCGACGATCAGGACTACCCGATCCGTGCCCTCATCGGCGACTGA
- the flgL gene encoding flagellar hook-associated protein FlgL, whose amino-acid sequence MIGRITSTTMTQQSLRTLQTNLADRERLQNQAASQRAFRSPSEDPAAAATTIGVHGEQSRVAQYARNLSDGMAWVTTVDAALDASTDLLNRARDLVAQGANSGALSPTARDSIAQELETISKELLSQANTTLLGRSIFAGTSDADAAFDRTTFTFNGAPGDGVQRRISENETVRVDADGGQVFGQGANSAFAMLNDIAAELRGGANIGGRLDDIDARLTDVVSARGATGARQVQIERASAQNLSTSIDLEARRTEVENVDTLEVLVNLESAELVFQSALQVTARSLQTNLMEFLR is encoded by the coding sequence ATGATCGGGCGAATCACCAGCACCACCATGACCCAGCAGTCGCTGCGCACGTTGCAGACGAATCTCGCCGATCGCGAGCGGCTGCAGAACCAGGCGGCCTCGCAGCGTGCGTTCCGCTCGCCCAGCGAAGACCCCGCGGCCGCGGCGACGACGATCGGTGTGCACGGCGAGCAGTCGCGCGTCGCGCAGTACGCGCGCAATCTCAGCGACGGCATGGCGTGGGTCACTACGGTCGACGCGGCGCTGGATGCCAGCACCGACCTGCTCAATCGCGCACGCGATCTGGTCGCCCAGGGCGCGAACTCCGGAGCGCTGAGTCCGACGGCGCGCGACTCGATCGCGCAGGAGCTCGAGACGATCAGCAAGGAGCTGCTCTCTCAGGCGAACACCACTCTTCTCGGACGCAGCATCTTCGCCGGCACGAGCGATGCGGATGCCGCATTCGATCGCACGACCTTCACCTTCAACGGTGCCCCGGGAGACGGCGTGCAGCGGCGTATCAGCGAGAACGAGACGGTGCGGGTCGACGCCGACGGAGGTCAGGTCTTCGGTCAGGGGGCGAACAGCGCGTTCGCCATGCTCAACGACATCGCCGCCGAGCTCCGCGGGGGCGCGAACATCGGCGGCCGGCTGGATGACATCGATGCCCGACTCACGGACGTGGTGTCGGCGCGCGGCGCCACCGGTGCGCGCCAGGTGCAGATCGAACGCGCGTCGGCGCAGAATCTCTCCACATCGATCGATCTCGAGGCTCGACGCACCGAGGTCGAGAACGTCGACACCCTCGAGGTGCTCGTGAACCTCGAGTCCGCCGAGCTCGTCTTCCAGTCCGCTCTGCAGGTGACGGCACGGTCGCTGCAGACCAACCTCATGGAGTTCCTGCGATGA
- the flgK gene encoding flagellar hook-associated protein FlgK produces the protein MSSFSGLRLAESALSAARAGMTVTGQNIANQTTSGYTRQRVDQEPVSAPGLSGLWKTGFGAGAGVSVTGIARLGDNVLDARVRDALSTAGFWSARASAAGQAETMMAEPTKDGLAANLNRFWAGWSDLANTPDPAAAQVVLTDAQVLIGQIAAGYQTIAGQWTDLRGQVDRDIADVNSAATQVAALNGKIRDALNSGRNANELIDQRNVLAQQISTSVGGTGIVEPDGTLTLRIDGNALVSGDSSRALVTDGPREISDAGRIVVAWADRPGAPIPVTGGVIGGTISALAPEIDGGSLAAVAAAYNRTATDLATAVNDLHRSGVTASGAAGGDFFVLDTAGPAALGLRVVPTDLDDLALAAPGAGAKDTTIADRISALGASATGPSKTWTSFVTGFAVTVAGDLQRADIADMGAVAAVTAQQSNASVDGDEETVNLLTYQTAYQAAARVLTAMDEALDLLINRTGLVGR, from the coding sequence ATGTCATCGTTCTCAGGACTCCGCCTGGCCGAATCGGCACTCTCCGCGGCTCGCGCGGGCATGACCGTCACGGGCCAGAACATCGCCAACCAGACGACCTCGGGCTACACGCGTCAGCGCGTGGATCAGGAGCCGGTGTCGGCTCCGGGACTCTCAGGGCTCTGGAAGACCGGGTTCGGGGCGGGAGCGGGCGTGAGTGTCACGGGCATCGCCCGGCTCGGAGACAACGTGCTCGACGCCCGCGTCCGCGATGCGCTCTCGACGGCAGGATTCTGGTCGGCCAGGGCGAGTGCGGCGGGGCAGGCAGAGACCATGATGGCCGAGCCCACCAAAGACGGTCTGGCGGCGAATCTCAACAGATTCTGGGCGGGATGGTCCGACCTCGCCAACACTCCTGATCCGGCTGCGGCTCAGGTCGTGCTCACCGACGCGCAGGTGCTGATCGGGCAGATCGCGGCCGGGTACCAGACGATCGCCGGTCAGTGGACCGATCTGCGCGGCCAGGTCGATCGCGACATCGCCGACGTGAACTCCGCAGCGACGCAGGTCGCCGCCCTCAACGGCAAGATCCGCGACGCTCTGAACTCCGGGCGCAACGCCAACGAGCTCATCGATCAGCGAAACGTGCTCGCGCAGCAGATCTCGACGTCGGTCGGGGGCACAGGCATCGTCGAACCGGACGGCACGCTCACGCTGCGCATCGACGGCAACGCCCTCGTGTCGGGCGATTCGAGCCGCGCACTCGTCACCGACGGGCCGCGGGAGATCTCGGACGCCGGACGGATCGTCGTCGCATGGGCAGATCGCCCGGGAGCGCCGATCCCCGTCACCGGAGGAGTGATCGGCGGCACGATCAGCGCGCTCGCTCCGGAGATCGACGGAGGATCCCTCGCGGCGGTCGCCGCGGCGTACAACCGCACCGCCACCGATCTCGCCACAGCCGTGAACGACCTGCATCGCAGCGGTGTCACCGCGTCGGGCGCGGCGGGCGGCGACTTCTTCGTGCTCGACACCGCCGGCCCCGCCGCACTCGGTCTTCGCGTCGTTCCCACAGATCTCGACGACCTCGCTCTCGCGGCGCCGGGGGCGGGTGCGAAGGACACCACGATCGCCGATCGCATCAGCGCGCTGGGTGCATCCGCGACCGGCCCGAGCAAGACCTGGACGAGCTTCGTGACCGGGTTCGCCGTCACGGTCGCCGGAGACCTGCAGCGTGCCGACATCGCCGATATGGGTGCTGTCGCCGCAGTGACGGCCCAGCAGTCGAACGCATCCGTCGACGGCGATGAGGAGACCGTCAATCTGCTGACCTATCAGACGGCCTATCAGGCTGCGGCACGAGTGCTCACCGCGATGGACGAGGCACTGGACCTTCTGATCAATCGCACCGGCCTCGTCGGCCGCTGA
- the flgN gene encoding flagellar export chaperone FlgN, which translates to MAAHDLSMQLMREREMLELLLFKLDAQQMLLATGRNRWIRHAANEIERVLAAMPTVALSRDALVVAVADEWGVPEATSLRELIDAAPTDAWREVLTGHLTTMLALADEIQQMKQINEQRLRTAIRVTQETIAGLGTPTGEYDPAGGMVRDADARLLDTRM; encoded by the coding sequence GTGGCCGCTCACGACCTGAGCATGCAGTTGATGCGCGAGCGAGAGATGCTCGAGCTGCTGCTCTTCAAGCTCGATGCGCAGCAGATGCTGCTCGCGACCGGACGCAACCGCTGGATCCGGCACGCCGCGAACGAGATCGAGCGCGTGCTCGCAGCGATGCCGACCGTCGCGCTCTCACGGGATGCGCTCGTGGTGGCCGTGGCCGACGAGTGGGGCGTGCCCGAGGCCACCTCGTTGCGCGAACTCATCGACGCCGCGCCGACCGACGCCTGGCGTGAGGTGCTCACCGGGCACCTGACCACGATGTTGGCGCTCGCGGATGAGATCCAGCAGATGAAGCAGATCAACGAGCAGCGACTGCGCACCGCGATCCGCGTCACTCAGGAGACCATCGCCGGCCTCGGCACCCCGACCGGCGAGTACGACCCCGCGGGGGGCATGGTCCGCGATGCGGACGCACGCCTGCTCGACACTCGGATGTGA
- the csrA gene encoding carbon storage regulator CsrA, with product MLVLTRRANESIVIGDDITVTILAVTPGGVRIGIDAPRETRIHRAEIVVAVSDANQDAVQASSDDTAEAALLGALGQIANAR from the coding sequence ATGCTGGTACTGACGAGGCGCGCGAACGAGAGCATCGTGATCGGAGACGACATCACGGTGACCATTCTGGCGGTCACTCCGGGCGGTGTGCGGATCGGCATCGACGCTCCGAGAGAGACGCGGATCCACCGCGCCGAGATCGTCGTCGCGGTCAGCGACGCGAACCAGGATGCGGTGCAGGCGTCGTCCGACGACACTGCGGAGGCCGCTCTGCTGGGCGCTCTCGGTCAGATCGCCAACGCCCGCTGA